tCTTCTAGACCTCCTCCAAACCCTGCAGACAATGGTATTCTCACAACCATTATGGCCAATATTGGGCCAACTTATGACCAAATGGTTGAGAAAGCCCATGTAGAGTTATGCCAATCAAGACAACCCCATAAACATCCTGAGCCCACCCATTTTCCTTGGCCCATTTATGCTGAAGAAATTGGATTAGCTGAGGAATTAATGGGCCCACCCCCAGTGGATAAGTTTGAACCAATCCCCACTCTTTTCCATGACCCAATTGATGTCACAGAATTAATTCACCCCTGCCCCCAACCTCGTAAAAGAAAAGCAAGCTTGACCTTGATCCCTTATGTCCAACATACTGAGGAAAATACTATAGAATTTTCTCAAGAAATCCCAGAACTCCCAGTATTCTCCCCTGCCCCCAATTCGTCCTTTAAGATGGGTTCAGGACCTTCATCTTCTTCCCTTAAGAATGATAAGCGTAGAAGGAAGGGCTCTCGTTCTAAAGTGGCTTCGAAGGAAAACAATGGCAGTGCGGCACCTTCTAGTGCCACCGAAGCTTCTCAACGTAACCTTATAGATTCCCTTAATTTGGTTGAAGTTCAAGTTGAAAGCTTGGTTGATGTTCAAGATGGAAATTCTCAACTTTTTCCCATGGGCGAGGAGGCGGCCCTTATCaagccccccccccccccccccccccatccTCATGAAGTGCTTATCGTGGAATTGTCGGGGCCTCGCGAGAGACCCGACAACCCAAGCTATCAAGGCCTGGGTTAGTAAGTTTAAGGTGGATTGTGTGTTTTTGATGGAAAATAAAGTTAATCGAATTAACATGGAAGTTTTAGCTCGGAAGTTGGGTTTTGTTAATATCGTTTGTGTGGAAGCAATCGGTCTGGCAggaggttcttgtttgatgtggaataacaatattaatttaGTCATTAATTACTTTGCTGAAGGCTTTTTTGAAGCCACTGTTTGGGATTATCAATTCCAATTACATTGGAAGCTTTATACGGTCTATGGCACCCCATATTCAGAAGTGAAAGAGACGTTTTGGTCGTGTTTGGAAGAAGAAATTTCTCAGTGTCAATTGCCTTGGTTACTCTTAGGCGATCTGAATTGCATTTACAGTCAGGAGGAGAAGGTTGGAGGTCGTAAAGTTTCCTATAATGACACAAGATGGCTTCGGAATTTTATGGAAAATACTGGTAGTGTGGATCTTCAGTTTATAGGCAATAAGTTCACATGGCAAAACAACCGCTTCTCTGGTGGTCTCATAAGAGAGCGTCTTGATAGAGCCATATGCTCTCCTGAGTGGTTGATGAACTTCGCTTCGGCAGGAGTTAGGAACTTACCTATTTCAGTCTCGGATCATGCGCCCATAATTCTTGACTCACACTTGTTTGCTGTTAAAGGTTTTATTCCCTTCCATTTTTTTGAAGCTTGGTCTTGGGAAGCTTCGTGCAAGAGGGAAATTGAAACGGTCTGGGTGTCCTCTGGGGTCAATGCTACTGCCTCTTTTATCCGAAATATTCATTATTCGAAGACAGCTCTTCAAAGCTGGAAGAAGAACTTGGTAGGTACTGATGAAAGGTATATAAAAGAACTGGAGAACAAATTAGAGTGGATTCAAAGCCAACCCCTCTCGGATGCTCTCAGTGTTGAAGAAGCTAGAATTCACTCTCAACTTTCGACTTCTTGGGCTAAATTGGAGAGTATGTGGAGACAAAAATCTAGAGAGACTTGGCTCTCTTTGGGAGATAGAAACACGAGCTTTTTTCATGCGGCTACTGTCATTAGGAAAAGAAGGAACAATATTTGGGCTATTAAGGACAAGGATGGAAGAGTGTGGAAAGACAAGAAACACATTGCGGAGGTCATTAATGCCTATTTTTTAGATCTTTTCACCTCCTCTAATCCGAACCTTGAGGATGATCTAATAGGCCTGCTTGATAAAAAGCTTGACACTACTGCTAATGAGAGCTTTGCTGATATTCCTTCGGATGCTGAAATCAAAGGAGCAGTTTTCAGTTTACATCCTCTCAAAGCCCCGGGCCCAGACGGTTTCTCAGGTTGCTTCTTCCGTAAGTATTGGGATATTGTGGGTTCGAATCTTTGTGACACAGTTAAGGAATTTTTTTCAAGTGGTAACATGCATCCGAAGCTTAACAACACGTTCATCTGTCTTATTCCTAAAGTGGATTTTCCTATGAGTGTGGATCAATTTAGACCGATAAGTCTTTGCAATTTCTCCTACAAAGTTATTGCAAAAATTTTATCTAATAGATTGAGGCCACTTACGAATGATCTTGTCTCACCTTATCAATCTGCCTTTATTCCTGGAAGGTGGATAGCGGAATCATCCATACTTACACAGGAAATCATCCACAAAATAAAGAACAAAAGGGGTCTTGGGGGCCTTATGGCGTTGAAGCTTGATATGCATAAAGCTTATGATAGAATGGAGTGGGGATTTCTTGAAAAAGTTCTCACCGCTGTTGGGTTTGATGATAGAAGTAAGAAACTCGTGATGGCTTGTGTGACAAGTGTCTCCTATTCGGTTCTTTTAAATGGTTGTCCTCTTAGGAAATTGAAGCCTCAACGGGGTCTTCGTCAAGGAGACTCGTTATCTCCGTTCCTTTTCCTCCTTTGTCAGGAGGTTCTTTCCAAGCTCATTAGTAGAGAGGAGGAGGGAGGAGGTATTCATGGAATAAAGATTGCATATTCAGCCCCTCCAGTTTCTCATCTCATGTTCGCCGATGACACGATTCTTTTTGCTCGTGCGAACGAATCGGAAGCAAAGAAGTTGATTGATTGTATCTCAGCCTATGAGGATTGGTCGGGTCAAAAGTGTAGCAAGCCTAAATCAAGCATCTTGTTTTCCAAGAATCTCAATGGCAGAAGGAGAGATCAAATCCTGAGTATACTGAATATAGACCAAGTGCGTGGTGATGAAAGACATTTGGGTAATCCCTTTGTTTTCAAGAGAAGGAAAAAGGAAGATTACAAGAGGCTCAAGGATAGTTTGATGAAAAAGTTGGAAGGATGGAAGATGAAGCTCCTCTCATACGCAGGGCGTTTAACTCTAATCAAGTCAGTAACTTCAGCTATGCCAGTGTATGCTATGTCTACTTCAAAAATTCCTCTCTCAACTTGTCGTGAACTTGATTCCTTGATGAGAAAGTTTTGGTGGCTAGGAAACGTGGAAAAGAGCAGGTATGTGGCACTCAAAGCTTGGGACAAGATATGTCAACCTAAGGTCTCGGGGGGTCTGGGCTTAAGAAAGTGTGAAGACATGAATCAAGCCTTACTCTCAAAGTTGGCGTGGAGTCTTGCTAATCAGGAAGGTCGTCCCTGGGTTAAATGTTTACTTGCTAAATATTGCAAACATGAAAGCTTTTGGAGTGTCAAGCCAAGAAGTAGTGATTCTGTTCAATGGAGGTGCATTTTGGACTCTAGACAAACGATCCTTAAAGGTTCCATCTCAATTGCAGCTTCGGGTCATTCGATAAACTTCTGGTATCAACCATGGATTCCATGGCTGGAATACCAAGAATTCACAATTTTGATGCATGCCTTAAGAAGTAGAGGATACACCATCAAAACCTTGGGAGACGTCTCTATTGAAAATGCGTGGAATGAGGAAGTTATTTTGCAGATTTTTGGTATTGAAATGGGGAATCGTATCATCAATATCCCGAGAATTCCTTCACCTCACTCAGACCAGATTTTTTGgaagaataataaaaaaggaTCTTTCTCTGTTAAAGGCGCTTATCTAGTGGAGA
This Cannabis sativa cultivar Pink pepper isolate KNU-18-1 chromosome 6, ASM2916894v1, whole genome shotgun sequence DNA region includes the following protein-coding sequences:
- the LOC133038980 gene encoding uncharacterized protein LOC133038980 → MEVLARKLGFVNIVCVEAIGLAGGSCLMWNNNINLVINYFAEGFFEATVWDYQFQLHWKLYTVYGTPYSEVKETFWSCLEEEISQCQLPWLLLGDLNCIYSQEEKVGGRKVSYNDTRWLRNFMENTGSVDLQFIGNKFTWQNNRFSGGLIRERLDRAICSPEWLMNFASAGVRNLPISVSDHAPIILDSHLFAVKGFIPFHFFEAWSWEASCKREIETVWVSSGVNATASFIRNIHYSKTALQSWKKNLVGTDERYIKELENKLEWIQSQPLSDALSVEEARIHSQLSTSWAKLESMWRQKSRETWLSLGDRNTSFFHAATVIRKRRNNIWAIKDKDGRVWKDKKHIAEVINAYFLDLFTSSNPNLEDDLIGLLDKKLDTTANESFADIPSDAEIKGAVFSLHPLKAPGPDGFSGCFFRKYWDIVGSNLCDTVKEFFSSGNMHPKLNNTFICLIPKVDFPMSVDQFRPISLCNFSYKVIAKILSNRLRPLTNDLVSPYQSAFIPGRWIAESSILTQEIIHKIKNKRGLGGLMALKLDMHKAYDRMEWGFLEKVLTAVGFDDRSKKLVMACVTSVSYSVLLNGCPLRKLKPQRGLRQGDSLSPFLFLLCQEVLSKLISREEEGGGIHGIKIAYSAPPVSHLMFADDTILFARANESEAKKLIDCISAYEDWSGQKCSKPKSSILFSKNLNGRRRDQILSILNIDQVRGDERHLGNPFVFKRRKKEDYKRLKDSLMKKLEGWKMKLLSYAGRLTLIKSVTSAMPVYAMSTSKIPLSTCRELDSLMRKFWWLGNVEKSRYVALKAWDKICQPKVSGGLGLRKCEDMNQALLSKLAWSLANQEGRPWVKCLLAKYCKHESFWSVKPRSSDSVQWRCILDSRQTILKGSISIAASGHSINFWYQPWIPWLEYQEFTILMHALRSRGYTIKTLGDVSIENAWNEEVILQIFGIEMGNRIINIPRIPSPHSDQIFWKNNKKGSFSVKGAYLVENAQNFDQVKLIWKRIWDVGIHPRVSVLLWRILNDAIPIKSRLHFLQDKVCSLCGAEEENVMHLFWKCSFTRAIWFGGILPLRIEDIPADDFINLMDSLIDLFKDHSMSRSELLNIIGCICSEIWQQRNGLCIRNTSANAVAALDRIKLQIRNLQTVPSPSNLDTNHARISPENLPPQVLVARACNVIFSDASWVKGGAGIAAVSVDIHNGTWFVKAQKIQAQSALGAEFSAIFLALNRAVELGWHQIHILSDSNIAVQSLTSVEVPDWRIASIFYSIVNVSKNFQVCNFFFINRSLNVVADGAAKKARLASDLACLYQGEGDPL